From a single Sparus aurata chromosome 13, fSpaAur1.1, whole genome shotgun sequence genomic region:
- the LOC115594191 gene encoding LOW QUALITY PROTEIN: beta-glucuronidase-like (The sequence of the model RefSeq protein was modified relative to this genomic sequence to represent the inferred CDS: inserted 1 base in 1 codon), whose protein sequence is MEVRAAGLGMLRVVCLFAVFDAVCLLDSGMLFPRESPSGEVKELNGLWDFRADDSTNRNQSFERARYKKRLAEESRAIGPVIDMPVPASYNGITQDAALRDFIGWVLYEREVVVPARWISDEGTRVVLRVGSAHYFSIVWVNGVKVTQHAGGHLPFEVEIGSLIRKDPTMPCRITIAVNNTLSLETLPPGKIQYMEDRTKYPEGXFVQNIYFDFFNYAGIHCPVLLYTTPKAYVDDISVVTDLDKTGLVKYKVSVQSAAKGTIRVTLKDKDGRSVASSSKPSGVLKVEDVNLWWPYLMHENPGYLYSMEVRTHIHVKDMYTLPVGIRSVAVTSTQFLINDKPFYFHGVNKHEDSDIRGKGFDWSLIVKDFNLLKWMGANSFRTSHYPYAEEILQMCDRHGIVVIDECPGVGIKDIRSFGNASLAHHLDVMDELVRRDKNHPSVVMWSVANEPASEMPPAEFYFETLIKHTKDLDPTRPVTYITDSNYARDKGAPFVDVICVNSYFSWYHDSGHLELIPLQLNNQFENWYGKYKKPIIQSEYGADAVPGLHSDPPVMFIEEYQNIVLQSYHSVFDQKKKQYVIGELIWNFADFMTVQGLICVAGNKKGVFTRQRQPKRAAFILKERYWRLANETGRLGLPPSNHQCHAVKNPW, encoded by the exons ATGGAGGTCAGAGCTGCGGGGCTGGGGATGCTCCGTGTCGTATGCCTGTTCGCGGTGTTTGACGCGGTGTGTCTGCTGGACAGCGGCATGCTCTTCCCCCGGGAGTCCCCTTCCGgagaggtgaaggagctgaacGGGCTGTGGGACTTCAGGGCCGACGACTCCACTAACAGGAACCAGAGCTTCGAGAGGGCACGGTACAAGAAACGGCTGGCAGAGGAGAGCAGGGCA ATTGGTCCAGTGATCGACATGCCAGTTCCTGCCAGCTACAATGGCATCACACAAGATGCCGCACTAAGAGACTTCATAGGCTGGGTGTTGTATGAGCGAGAGGTGGTGGTGCCTGCCCGCTGGATCTCTGATGAGGGAACAAGAGTGGTCCTCAGAGTGGGAAGTGCTCACTATTTTTCAATAGTG TGGGTGAATGGCGTGAAAGTGACACAGCATGCAGGCGGCCATCTTCCTTTTGAGGTTGAGATTGGCAGTCTAATCCGCAAGGACCCCACCATGCCGTGCAGGATTACCATCGCTGTCAACAACACACTGAGTCTGGAGACTCTTCCTCCAGGAAAAATCCAGTACATGGAGGACCGCACCAA GTATCCTGAAG TTTTTGTGCAAAACATCTACTTTGATTTCTTCAACTATGCTGGCATACATTGCCCTGTGTTGCTCTACACTACTCCTAAGGCTTATGTGGATGACATCAGTGTGGTGACTGACTTGGATAAGACAG GTCTAGTCAAGTACAAGGTGTCAGTCCAAAGTGCTGCCAAAGGCACCATCAGGGTCACTTTAAAAGACAAAGATGGCCGCTCTGTGGCCTCCTCCAGCAAACCATCCGGAGTGCTCAAAGTAGAAGATGTTAACCTGTGGTGGCCATATTTAATGCACGAGAATCCAGGTTATCTTTACTCTATGGAGGTaagaacacacatacatgtcAAA GATATGTATACTCTTCCAGTCGGCATCCGCTCAGTCGCTGTTACCAGCACCCAGTTTCTCATCAACGACAAGCCTTTCTACTTCCATGGAGTCAATAAACACGAGGACTCTGAT ATTCGAGGTAAGGGCTTCGACTGGTCCTTGATCGTCAAGGATTTTAACTTATTGAAGTGGATGGGGGCCAACTCATTCCGCACCAGCCACTACCCCTATGCTGAGGAGATCCTGCAGATGTGTGATCGCCACGGCATCGTGGTGATAGATGAGTGCCCTGGGGTGGGCATCAAAGACAT TCGCAGTTTTGGAAACGCCTCCCTGGCCCATCACCTGGATGTCATGGATGAGCTGGTGCGTCGGGACAAGAATCATCCCTCTGTGGTCATGTGGTCAGTGGCCAATGAGCCGGCTTCAGAGATGCCCCCTGCTGAATTCTATTTCGA GACCTTGATAAAACATACCAAAGATCTGGACCCGACCCGGCCCGTCACTTATATTACTGACAGTAACTACGCCAGGGACAAAGGG GCTCCCTTTGTGGATGTAATCTGTGTAAACAGCTACTTTTCCTGGTACCATGATTCAGGCCATCTGGAGCTCATCCCCCTCCAGCTCAACAATCAGTTTGAGAACTGGTATGGAAAGTACAAGAAACCTATCATCCAGAGTGAATATGGAGCTGACGCAGTGCCAGGGCTTCACAGT GATCCACCTGTGATGTTTATTGAGGAGTACCAGAATATTGTCCTGCAGAGCTACCACAGCGTGTTCgaccagaagaagaagcagtacGTCATCGGGGAACTCATCTGGAACTTTGCTGATTTCATGACTGTGCAag GGTTGATTTGTGTAGCTGGCAACAAGAAGGGTGTTTTCACCAGGCAAAGGCAGCCTAAAAGAGCAGCATTCATCCTGAAGGAGAGGTACTGGAGACTGGCAAATGAAACAGGCAGACTTGGACTGCCTCCTTCTAATCATCAATGCCATGCCGTCAAGAACCCTTGGTAA